The genomic DNA AGGATCGGGGTCAGAAAAGAAGATAATGGGatggagggagaagaaaaatcAAGGTAAAAAGTTTTGGGGAGGTGAACAAGGCAGCTGGAACATATTGATTGTTCCCATCTATTTTAGTGGAACTTTTACGCTGTAACAGATTTAGAGGTTTTAACAGCCAATCCAACAGAGCACACCTACTGGGTAATACCAAGCCCATCGATGCTCATTCCCTTCATCTAATTAAAATCTCCTTCAAGCATTTCCTCTGAGAACGTTTAAAGTCTTGAAATACCCACAACTTCAttagacacttttttttaacaagaagaagaatggGCTTTTGtaggcagggaaaaaaaaacagccatctGTGGAGAATTAATACAGCACGACAGTGCCTGAGGTCGACAGGACTTTGGTCATCATAGCACAGACAGGATTAGTGAGCGCTTGGAGGTGATTGTCAGTGAGTCTTTATCACTGGCTGATGCAACAGCATTGCAACTGATGCCACTACAGCCATTACTAAACTGGAAGTAGGAGGGGGGCGGGTGGGTGATGATGAATAGTAAGAGATCTCAGTGTATAATGCACATACATATAGGAGGTCCACGTACCTATTTTACAGCCTTGCGAGAGGGAGAGACCTGGAAGACTTCCAGCTGTAACTTCGACTCTGTGTGCCAACGGCTTCGAAATGACTAAACTTTGTTCTTGAACATTATTTGCACTTTAAGTGTTTTCAGTGACTCATCCTTATGCAAAGCAAGGTCTCCTGCCATCAACTAAGCCTCTAAAAAGTCAGCAGACTGTACACACCTCAGGCTCAGGAGCTGCATTTATTCTCCGCAGAGCTAAACGGGTTTCAGTGCCTCCTGCATCAAatcagcagtgtttgtgtgttgacaACGTGTTTAAAGGTCATCCAGGActtgcctttaaaaaaaataaagtgatacGACTGGTTCAAGTATTACGTCGTGTCGAAGTGGTGTAGGAAGCAGAAAAGTCAAATGTAATGTGTGTTAAGTATCACTATATCATTGTTGATTGTAACGTCAACATTAATTAAGTGAGGTGCTATGAAAATGATTATTTCATGAATGGTTAGCATTTTGCAATGTTACgtcttttctgtcagaaaattagctagctagcatacATTCTGCGCATTAGCATAATCCAAGCATGTCCCACTCAGTAGCTTTGTGTAAAGTCAGGATGTTCCCATGAGTTGTTGCTGGGACACTTATTATTAAAGCACTTTACTGAGGATGACACTTTTATGCAGATTTACTTCAATTGATATCTGGCTGCCTTAAATATCCATTATGGGTTAATCATTACTAATTAATTAGATATATTGGAtgtttttccattaaaaacTACTTGAAACATTGACATGATTTATGATATGATGGCTACATTCTGAgttaaaagaacagataaagTAAACACTGAGCAACTTGGAtgataaactaaattaaacaaagtcattaattaattttaataatGGAGCACCCATCTGTCAGTATATTAGTCCCTCATCTCTGATAATacttacaataaaacacataaagtaaaaaaaacggAGCAATGTAAACTATGAAACAATATTgtaaaaattaagaaataagggaaaaaatgaaatatgaccGTACACGATAATATCATGCCACAATCACAAAGGCAATCTGCAGAGGGTTTTACACTTACAGAGTGTCCCAACAAAGCATGAGCCATCTCATGTCCCAGGATGAAGGTCAGCTGGTGAACATCTGCCACGGCCTCCAGCATCCCCGTAAACATGAACACCTCCCCATTCTACACAAAGGAAAGCACAACCGAAATCTGAGCCAAACAGTGTTTGAAGAGGTTCTTTAGAGTCGGACAAAAAAAGTTGACAGTAGCTATGAACCTGTAATTGCCCTTGCCACTTAGTACCTTGATACATAATAAGGGAAGTGGATGAATAGACGTTCTCCTTTACGCTAAGAAATCCTCACATATGACTTTAAAGACACGAAAGTCATATTCTGCAATtctacacctgtctgtctcttacTGACCGGGAGGACAAAGGCGTTCACATTAGGACTTTGCACCACGTGGACGTTCCAGGTGACATCAGACACTTCAGGGATGTCCTTGTTCCTTTGCGCCAGGTGCTGCACCAACCGCTCCACCACCTGGTGACGAGGATCAGTGACTGGAACCAGCAGCTCTGCAAACTCCTCCATGTGCTGAAACATGCACGCGCAAATGTTTATTTGTCATCATACTttcatttccaaaaatgttatcAAGTCTGTGTGTAACAGGGATAGTTTGTTATTTTCTATCCatggcacgcacacacacagacacacacatacgcgcacacacacacacacacacacacacaatgtcctaaccccctcctccttccctcacCGCCTTTGTAGTCAGAGTTGCCAGCTCCATGTAGTTCTCTCTGCTGAACACCACCAGGCGGGTCCGTCCTGTCACAGGGGACTCATCCAGGTGGGTCAGGAGAAGGAGCGCTACAATCACCATAGCAACGCCTGCCCCTGCTGCCAGGTGCCAGCGGCGGTGCCAGGCCCATTCGCGCAACAGCTGCCGGCGGTTGGCTGGTAGAGCCACCCACCACTTCCTTATACTCCTGTAGACAGAGAGAGGCCACAAGGTCTGCAGTATCTGTTTGTGTAGCTCACAAAGACTCATGCAGTAAATATAGAATCATATATCTGCCCTACAGTGGTGAAGACAATAGTTTGAGTTTTCTTTCATGctgaaaaatgtacatgtttagAGTTTAGGAGAAAATGTAagtgaaaaaaatcattagcaATTAAAAATGGAGGAATTGAGGCAGACTGAGATCAATAGTCACTTTTTCAAAGTGGATCTGGGAAAGAAGGCAGCCTCAAACATGCATAAAACATGTTCACAACAATGTACTATGCACATAAAgtccttttgtgtgtttgcaaaaAGAATACAGTCAAATATTGAGGTAGACAAGTAGGCCAAGACTTTTTGAAGTAGTGAATTAAAAGGATACTTATTGTGCTTATATaagttcttgtgcatgtaaagcCCAAACAGTGcaacaacagaagctcctctctcccacaagAAAactgactttgtgacatcatgcGTGTCACACGTTTACATAATTTCTGCCTAGAGGCTAGTTTGGTGGGTAATACTTAATTTCGCTCAGCTGATCTGATGTTGTTCACGGTGCCTACTCAAGCGTGTGAGAGTGCTGCAACACTGGACAGAACGCGACCTTTAGGTACTTAAACCTcatctagtagtaacccaaaataaaacactcaacctgaaaatgagcataatatgtctcttTTAACAAAACAGTTGTATGACTTGCAGGGAGCGCCATGCCGATTCAGTTATCTGTGCCAAAACAACCTccctgatggtgtgtgtgttatgGAGCCTCAAGTGTGCCAAATTATACTCTCACAGTCAGCACACGTAACTCATTAATTATTGCCAGTAATCTGTACTATTTTCAAATTAGTGAAACAAGACATAACAGGTGAGACAATCCCATCATGGTAATGAAAGAGGatggggttttttgtttgttttttttaccagttaatCAAAAACAGTTAATTAACACTGCAGGAATTTATAAGgtaatttatttgtttctaaTTCAAATTACACAATGAATACAACTGGTGATAAAGCAAGTAAATATGTGTTAATTAAGTATGATCATATAATATTGTGGCTTTAGCTGATTAGTGCATTTCAATTTATCTGTATATTAAATACAAAATTGGTTGTGTAACTGTTTGCACTTGAAATCCACTtataaattaattcaaaatattaatgacataattatttttttaatgaatgtatTGGACAACATTTTAAAGCGAGGActtgttattttcatgtttataaTGAACCAACACTGATTAACCACTTGGTCTATAATAATAACAAGGCAGCATCATACAGCTTCCTACCTGCCCAGTATTATAGCCAAGAGCTTCTGCAGAGGTTTGAGCACCAGCCAGATGAGGGGGACAGGCAGGGCCCTGACGGGGGCCGAGGTGTGGAAGTGTCCGCACTGTGTTAGGACAGGACCGGGGCGGTGTAGGGGTGAGGTGACCCTGGGACTAATCTGAAAACACAGCGTCCTTCCATTGGCACAGAATAAGAGAGGCGATCCTGTCTGATTGGCTCTGAGGAGAGCAGAGTTCGTTGTCCTGTgacagctgttctcagaggacacaGAGTGAAGCTTCTTCAGAGGAAGCCCAACTCGTCTGCACATCAGGAGGTTTCGAGGCAGATACAGAGGAAGGGAACAGAAACGACTGTTTCTTAACAGACCGACGCAAAGTAAAACCATTGTCCCGGCTGTCAACGCAACTCTGCCAGTTTCAGACTTACCTAAGAGCAAAGAGGTATTTAGCAGCTAGCAGACACCAGCACGGTCGCCTATTATCTGACAGGGGTGTATTTCCTCATCTTAATGTAGAAACGTCTGCCACAGGACGTCGACGTTACTTTTCTTTATAACAAACAGCCATGCCTCTTCTCAGCTGTCAATGTCATTGCTGTCAGCAGAAGCTAGCTATAAATAGGTTACCCTTGGTTACCGCAGTCCAACAACCGCGACCTAAATGTTTCAATGTAGCCCGAATAACACTCTAACACGCCGAGTTAAAAACAAAGACTCTGGTTACGACGTGAGTCGCAAATAGTTTCCACAACAGAATGAACGGAACTTTGAAGGTGGCAGCGTTGGTGCGCTCCTGCCTCCAAAATAATCCCCTCTAGAAACAACTTCGCGAAGAACGTTCCGGGTGAACGTCGAGGGCTAAATTAAGCTAAAGTCAACTGTTGAATTAAGCTAATAATAGGAAAGAAATACTAATACGAATTTATGGAATTAATCGTATCGCATGGCTACTTTTTGACATTTCTCTatatggaaaaaagaaaaattgtacCTCAGTTTCAGTCACTGTGTTGTAAATTACAGCAATTTATAGGGAAACTCCACCTAGTAAACACATTAATGTGTGATCACACGTCTTGGGGAGGTCTTCACTTCTTTGtcattattcttattttattttatttggaaaaGGGGACAGGGTACATTAATCAGCATTCAAACAAATGTAGATGCACCCTAGTTAGCCTCCACTGATGTCATTCAGTGGTTACGTTGCATTGTAGGTTAGCACCAGGTCGTACATTGCACTCTTTTAACACTGTTGGTAacttaaaagtgaaaataaaactttcaaAATTGATACAGTAGAAGTAGTGCCATATAGCTATcgtttcttatttttttaaaacttaacgcctacattacccacaattcatcTCCACCACTGagcgacatcactggaggcaaatcctatgcagtttcctctggagcTACAAAACGTTATATACTACTTGTCACATATGTAGTATGACTCTTcgaggtaggtaggtaggtaggtaggtagataggtagatagatagatagatagtaaACACACTTGTGTAATGTGataaattggtggagttacccttttaAGTACTATAACATATGAATCAAGCTtttagacaaaaataaaaatgaaacgaGAACACaatgtatgaaaataaatgtttattctAATGTGTAAAAGAAATCTGCAGTACAATGGAAGTAAAATGACACACACTTATGACACACTCTcgctttctcacacacacacacacacacactgggtttTTGGTTAAAAGGCCTTAagtaataaaatgttaaaaactaaaTGAGTAAGTTGGTAATATTGATACAAAGCCTcatcatatttatatataaaacaatGTATGAGGTACAAGTACGGTCAGATATATGGTCCATCACAGTAAATAGTCATGTTCAGTCGACAGCACAGAGCCCAGATGTaacactgtgctgctgtttgCCTCCGAGGTTGAGTCTGTGGGAAGCACACTGTTGTCTGAAACTCTGCCAGAATCTGGATCAGACTCTGTTCCTCCCTCCTGGGCCCTTTCTTCACTGATCAGCTTATCATAAGCAAGGTCATCCGAGTCCACTGGTCTGGATGTAATATTTAGAGATTCTTCCTCTTCCTGGTCAGACACTTGCTGCTTGGCAATGAAGTCTGACTGGAAAAGCGCCTGGATCTGGCTGAGGAAGGAGTCTCCCTCCTCTTCGGGCAGGGGCTCGAGGTATCTGGCCAGAGACGACAGCATCTGAAGAGAGGTAAATAACAGAAGAAGTCAAGTGAAATAAGACAAAGTAGAAGCATAAACATATTAGTCATTGAAGCCACTAGAATGTGTGAACAGCAGGTAGACGGATTGGCTAAACAAACCTTCTCCAGACAGGTGAGATGAGAGTCTTTCCGGAAAAATCTGTCCATCTGCACACTCCTACCAGGAGCAAAAACACAGTTTAGATACTCCACCATGAAGCTTAAGAAccaagaaaacaagaaaaactgtTCTGAATCACACAAAACAAGTATCAACATCAGGCCGCATGACACTCCTCCAGTCTTGTTTCTGACTCACCCGGGTGTTTGACAGTATTTGTGGATGATCCACTGAGCTCTCCTCAATGTCTGCTCCCAGTCTGGAATGTCTTGTGATGACAGGAAGTCGAATCTGTAGGGCAGCTCTGTGAAGTAACCGAGAGAGTCAGCCAGAGGATAAATAGTGCCACTGTGTGCTGAAATCACGGACCAACATTGTCAGATTTCGAAGCCTCTTGTTCTTGagccgctgtgtgtgtgtgtgtgtgtgtgtgtgtgtgtgtgtgtgtgtgtgtgtgtgtgtgttcaacatACTCTGTGGGCCTGAAGGCTCCTGGCTCTCTTTCACCAACAAGCAAGTAGTTTGGGAGTGGGGGGAGCGATTGGCTGGGTCATATGGGCTCACAATCATCCCGATGAAGGGCGCTCCACCACGTGAGAAATAACTCTGAAACAATCGAGACAAAGGGATCAGATCACACCCTCATGCTGAGTCACCCCAGTGTGACTTCTTTGTGTGCTCCCTTTACCTGGAACTGGTCCTGTGTGGCTATGTCCCGGACTGAAGGGTTGGGGTGGAAGGAGGGATGTGAGTGGTACCAGCCAACCACACTGAAGCCCAGGGACGACAGCACATCACAGGCCTGTGTCTGAGACAGCGGGTCCATCTCGCACTGCAAACCCGTGCTCACGCTGTTGCATGGCTCTGCTGCACAGATCTGCACACAGGATCGTTTGACACCACTTCTAAAAAACCGTTTGTAGCAAATAAAACCTCTATCCTCATCTTTTTACAGTGatgtttttcacttcttttcctACCTTTAAtactttctcttcctcattgAACGTTCCACCGAGCAGGCCGATGACTTCCCCCCTCGACACGTGGGCATGCTGACAATCACAGCACATTTAATCACACATTGGAACATTAGAATACAATTAATAAACGATAATATGAGATACACTAAATGAGACATGTGTTTCAgatttcaaaataacaacaataggAAATCATTTGACTTGCCTAACAGCTAAGTGGATAAACAAAAGTTCAGTTAACCTTTTCCTGTATACACAGTGAGGAAACTTTCCTCAAGCCTCTTAAGACTCTTAACATTTCAGTGTTCTACCAGAGGGAAAATACATGCAACatgtttggttgtgtgtatAACATAGATACCATGTCCATTATGAGTAGAGTCTCCGCACACACAATGACCTGGAATGGAGCCTGAGGGGGAAGGAGCAACAAAGAGGAGCTTTTAACACTTGACCACAAAAGACCTGGGGGCCGTACTCTAAAGACAAGCTTCCTAGTGCAGAGAGTTTGCTTCTAGtgacaaaattaaaaaagaggTTATGACATTTCTAAGAATTCCCTTAACATTAAGACTAAAGATAAAGGTTATGCACAGAGTGTCTCAGCTCTCTCAGCTTCTAAGATGAAAAACCATTAGGAGAGAGTGAATTTCTGATAAAAGTGGCTCATTTGAAATTCCCATCTTGCAAGTTACAAAGCACTGCTGAAGACCGAACAAAGGGATAAATGACCACTGACCTGCACATCCTCGCCGAAAAACCTGCAGGGAATCAACTGGAAGGGATCAAAAGACCTGGAAGAAAAAGGTGTCATTAAGTATTTACACTTTTATACATACAAGACTGTCAGGAATTCAGCTCATGTTACAAGGATCCATCATGCTCACCCTTTGAACCTGGAGATCTTGCAGGGTTTGGGCTGCttcttcatctcttctctccGCAGAGCGAGCTCCTCGGCACTGAGATGCTGATGAAAACCACCCAAACATGATCAGTAATATACTAAACCCGGTGGATCAATACTTTGCTGAACAATTCCAAAGTCCAAACCTCATATGTCTGCCCTTCCAAGTGTTTAGCGTCACACCAGTTTCCCCATAGGTCCCGCACACGTCGCTTCCTGGTTCGCTGTAACATGCAGCCAGTCAGTCAAAATCAAGCTAAGTACAGAGTTTAGATGCTTTAGATTTGATGTCAGAGTTTAGGAGTTGATGTGGACCTACCATGCTCTGCAGTCTCTGGGCCAGCTGATAGGCCTCTAGCACATCTTTGCCCACCTTTTGCTTGGAGCGGTCCACCACCCTTGGGCGATTATAGATCGCTTGCTCTAcgagagaagagacagagattTGTGTGAAGAGGAAAgcctgatattttttttatataaagaaCAGAAGAATTCTATACGTAAAGTTACCACAGCTGAAGTTGATGGCTCCAATGAGCTCCAGGTAGGTATGTATCCTCCCGATGCAGTTGACGTCTCCACAGTTCTTCAGTCCAGGGCGGACTGATGTCTTGTTCAGGTACTTGGGCTTACTCTTCAGCCTGttgaacaaagaaaaacactgatttctTCTGCTGCAGAGCTGTGGTGAAAGAGGTCACCAGACATTTATCCAGTTTTACCACTGATCCAGGATGTAGTTTCGGATCTTCAGGTATCTTTCAGGTGTCTTGGATGGTCGTCCCTCGAAGAACTCTGGGATAGcttgtttctcctcctcagtGATGGTCTCCATTTCCATTTCTATTTCCTGCTCAGGGGCCTTCagctcatcatcttcatcttcctcatcctcttcctcttcttcttcttcttcttctggtctATCAGCTGGACCCTGCTCAGTCTTATCAGCGGAATCTGGGAGGaaaatacaaccacagattaACTATGCATGAGAAAAAAGAAGGCACATCATCAAGATGGAGCAGTCTTACCTGTGTTGTCACTACAGGCCTCTTCCAGTTGACAAGTCAGTGCTGAGCTCTGAGACTGGGAGCTCTGGCCTTCTTTCTCCTCAGTTATTAGCTCTGAGGCTGTCTGAAGATTATTTGGAGGTAGTAGTGTTTCGATCTCATCACCTCTCTTGTCCAGCCAAGTCTTCTCCGAGCAAGGGAGGGAAGATGCGGGTTGAGGACTACGCAATGTTGGCTCCTTTGTCTCAGTCAGATCTGCCTCTCCCTGCTCTTCTGTGGGGTTGTGCTGCTCTAGCTCACACAACTCAGTTTTGAGCACAAGCTGCGGTTTATTGTCATGGTCTC from Sparus aurata chromosome 11, fSpaAur1.1, whole genome shotgun sequence includes the following:
- the mysm1 gene encoding histone H2A deubiquitinase MYSM1 yields the protein MEDELDVDIEGDEFENSISGLDGGGLVQEHVIQSAWKSSAGILPWELDSSISPENREVIERMLLEEQYYLTGEKIPNHIWESDADNKPKVKKSPAKTSASASGSSSRWSKQEKELFEQGLAQFGRRWTKIAKLVGSRSVLQVKSYARQYFKLKAKSEPRAAAPSAGPELHSQPPQATSSHASALANTVRIEKLSDEEDEEVDITDDLSDDGDHDNKPQLVLKTELCELEQHNPTEEQGEADLTETKEPTLRSPQPASSLPCSEKTWLDKRGDEIETLLPPNNLQTASELITEEKEGQSSQSQSSALTCQLEEACSDNTDSADKTEQGPADRPEEEEEEEEEDEEDEDDELKAPEQEIEMEMETITEEEKQAIPEFFEGRPSKTPERYLKIRNYILDQWLKSKPKYLNKTSVRPGLKNCGDVNCIGRIHTYLELIGAINFSCEQAIYNRPRVVDRSKQKVGKDVLEAYQLAQRLQSMRTRKRRVRDLWGNWCDAKHLEGQTYEHLSAEELALRREEMKKQPKPCKISRFKGSFDPFQLIPCRFFGEDVQAPFQVIVCAETLLIMDMHAHVSRGEVIGLLGGTFNEEEKVLKICAAEPCNSVSTGLQCEMDPLSQTQACDVLSSLGFSVVGWYHSHPSFHPNPSVRDIATQDQFQSYFSRGGAPFIGMIVSPYDPANRSPHSQTTCLLVKESQEPSGPQKLPYRFDFLSSQDIPDWEQTLRRAQWIIHKYCQTPGSVQMDRFFRKDSHLTCLEKMLSSLARYLEPLPEEEGDSFLSQIQALFQSDFIAKQQVSDQEEEESLNITSRPVDSDDLAYDKLISEERAQEGGTESDPDSGRVSDNSVLPTDSTSEANSSTVLHLGSVLSTEHDYLL
- the oma1 gene encoding metalloendopeptidase OMA1, mitochondrial, which encodes MVLLCVGLLRNSRFCSLPLYLPRNLLMCRRVGLPLKKLHSVSSENSCHRTTNSALLRANQTGSPLLFCANGRTLCFQISPRVTSPLHRPGPVLTQCGHFHTSAPVRALPVPLIWLVLKPLQKLLAIILGRSIRKWWVALPANRRQLLREWAWHRRWHLAAGAGVAMVIVALLLLTHLDESPVTGRTRLVVFSRENYMELATLTTKAHMEEFAELLVPVTDPRHQVVERLVQHLAQRNKDIPEVSDVTWNVHVVQSPNVNAFVLPNGEVFMFTGMLEAVADVHQLTFILGHEMAHALLGHSAEQASLSHVVDLLSLILLTAIWAVCPRDSLALLGQWVQDKLSQLMFSRPYSRKLEAEADQVGLQLAAKACADVRAGPVFWQQMEIRDQLTGEPSVPEWLSTHPSHRNRFTQLDRLVPQALELRESCVCPALPATDPRAVFSKSVHVLLENAKNQGKAGQEGARKLHLLHSPAPLPAGLPAALLAQTSLLPFSNVDQESKEPVPKVALELDVATSTAAPAEGGGHQNVAQS